In one window of Juglans regia cultivar Chandler chromosome 3, Walnut 2.0, whole genome shotgun sequence DNA:
- the LOC109016865 gene encoding nucleoprotein TPR-like translates to MSRIRAFSSPELAPPMTNHTKSSDQDYFFEGIATNVKLLLKLVQDHNEARSKENDDRKVQRVAGMVKIIEDIKSRIEKCQTFEKKKEFRRCNTDLRPNIPIDVKKPDELVIDEKEKLRKELNASLAARKSLEVLCSSLGKEKEIIASELARKVQEMNGMEELINDLKAQNEKLSTKVQACAQEHKLERKSGKAETQGVAGLQERNKALSVQLLKSLDGYRSLKRKLKEAKEENVGILAAMEQVGMEAQAGIGRLRNFRKRMASRAEKPPLDIEEEISALEHMFEGFNMKISKHEHKMSERMDLKTEVNFRESSVLA, encoded by the exons ATGAGCCGCATTCGAGCATTTTCATCTCCGGAACTTGCACCTCCCATGACAAATCATACCAAAAGCTCAGATCAAGATTATTTCTTTGAAG gtaTCGCAACGAATGTTAAGCTGCTACTTAAACTAGTGCAAGATCACAATGAGGCACGGTCAAAAGAAAATGACGATCGGAAGGTGCAAAGGGTAGCTGGAATGGTGAAAATCATCGAAGATATAAAATCCAGGATTGAAAAATgtcaaacttttgaaaagaaaaaggagttcAGGAGGTGCAACACAGATCTTAGGCCTAATATACCAATCGACGTCAAGAAGCCCGACGAACTGGTTATCGACGAGAAAGAAAAACTGAGAAAAGAGCTGAATGCGAGCTTGGCTGCACGAAAGAGTCTCGAAGTATTGTGTTCAAGTTTGGGAAAGGAGAAGGAGATCATAGCATCAGAGCTTGCAAGAAAGGTTCAGGAAATGAATGGCATGGAGGAACTTATCAATGATCTTAAAGCGCAAAACGAAAAGTTGTCGACTAAG GTACAAGCTTGTGCTCAAGAGCACAAGCTGGAGAGGAAGTCTGGCAAGGCAGAGACTCAAGGGGTTGCAGGCCTGCAGGAGAGAAACAAGGCTCTTTCGGTGCAACTACTCAAGTCGCTTGATGGGTATCGATCCTTGAAGAGGAAGCTCAAAGAGGCAAAAGAGGAAAATGTTGGAATTCTTGCTGCAATGGAGCAAGTGGGGATGGAAGCACAAGCTGGCATTGGCAGACTGCGCAACTTCAGGAAACGGATGGCTTCGAGGGCTGAAAAACCACCACTGGATATTGAAGAGGAGATTTCAGCCCTAGAGCACATGTTTGAGGGTTTTAACATGAAGATATCAAAGCATGAGCACAAGATGAGTGAACGTATGGATCTAAAAACTGAGGTCAATTTCAGAGAGTCTTCGGTTCTTGCATGA
- the LOC109011087 gene encoding protein BREAST CANCER SUSCEPTIBILITY 1 homolog: MGHANDLERMGRELKCPICLSLLCSAVSLTCNHVFCNSCIVKSMKSGCACPVCKLPYRRREVRPAPHMDNLVSVYKSMEVASGINIFVTQNTSSTKLSDGKKQAAGDDNQGEYDTGGNSQDRTNKQNNLKGKAFKSNTKNTAKPSFPAKKRVQVPKRPFSETPTRLAQFEGELCEFAKEEPRGSPTILKKSALSEKGEPMLSPFFWLREEEDVEKSTQQTDEDQLMDMPPVNVPAFSDIKDSDDEYPPNLTPTGGLHGKFSHVADFDSEMFEWTQRPCSPELCSSPFKRQVANVEEINRIQERELEAGLQGVTRNDDLRSENSKRQNSKQSGTGDMVLPDGATCRTEGRNNIIGGNKSNRSGRIRKASERAQKCAKRHTDSDFGIYVDLNEASENFIQEQVSYNNESVGKTIIRGKKIGYGTSATKPTPENAHAVSLETEILSHENVVTETSPSFGKKEGNDEGYTLKKAGKGPKKINCSVRSGKRKLDSVKDTMLEEVPSIRKRKTEDAIPTLAPLSIPMAENKEASDYTHKPSKHAKENKSSDRELRSKNKLKVSDSIWKEDLVHDIRERPTCVPACKTQLNEKIQGKSDFKVQDDTSVMPRLPSPINEVVLQKCETISYRFQCAFCLSSEESEASGEMVHYYNGRPAAADHNGGFKVIHVHRNCTEWAPNVYFEDDIATNLEAELTRSRRIKCCCCGNKGAALGCYEKSCRKSFHVPCAKFIPQCRWDTDNFVMLCPLHLSSKLPCESPGSQERRKKCPPKRKLSQRDCVASKHEISTSRNCNFCVSSKKLVLCCSALTTPDWEIVSDFERLSGVTVLKKWDSSVTHVIGSTDENRACKRTLKILMGILEGKWILSIEWIRACMKVLQLVDEEPYEISVDIHGIRDGPRLGRQRLLNKQPKLFNGCKFYFMGDFTPSYKGYLQDLVVAAGGTILHRKPITEDPNTSIFQTFIIYSLEMPDKCNPSKKATIINRRRSDADALASSTGAKLASKSWVLNSIAACNLQNLPE; the protein is encoded by the exons ATGGGTCATGCGAACGACCTGGAGAGGATGGGCAGAGAACTCAAGTGCCCCATTTG CTTGAGTCTTCTGTGCTCTGCGGTTTCTCTTACGTGCAATCATGTATTCTGCAA CTCATGTATTGTGAAATCAATGAAATCGGGCTGTGCTTGTCCAGTTTGTAAATTGCCATATCGGCGTAGAG AGGTTCGGCCTGCTCCTCACATGGATAACCTGGTGAGCGTTTACAAAAGCATGGAAGTTGCTTCCGGAATCAATATTTTTGTCACTCAAAATACATCTTCGACTAAATTGTCAG ATGGAAAGAAGCAAGCTGCTGGTGATGATAACCAGGGTGAATATGATACAGGTGGAAATTCTCAGGAcagaacaaataaacaaaataacttgaaaggAAAAGCATTTAAGTCCAACACAAAAAATACTGCAAAACCTTCATTTCCAGCCAAGAAGAGGGTTCAGGTGCCAAAACGCCCTTTTTCAGAAACCCCAACAAGGCTTGCACAGTTTGAAGGTGAATTGTGTGAATTTGCCAAGGAAGAACCTAGAGGTAGTCCAACCATTTTAAAGAAGTCTGCTCTGAGTGAAAAGGGAGAACCGATGCTTTCACCTTTCTTTTGGTTGAGGGAGGAGGAAGATGTAGAAAAGTCAACTCAGCAAACTGACGAGGATCAGCTCATGGATATGCCACCTGTAAATGTTCCTGCCTTCAGTGATATCAAGGACTCGGATGATGAATACCCTCCTAATTTGACCCCAACT GGGGGATTGCATGGTAAGTTCTCCCATGTTGCAGATTTTGATAGTGAGATGTTTGAATGGACACAAAGACCTTGCTCTCCTGAACTTTGTTCAAGTCCCTTCAAGAGACAG GTTGCAAATGTGGAAGAGATCAACAGGATTCAAGAGAGAGAATTAGAAGCAGGTTTACAGGGTGTAACAAGAAATGACGACCTAAGATCTGAAAATTCAAAACGCCAAAATTCTAAACAAAGTGGTACTGGAGATATGGTCCTGCCCGATGGGGCCACTTGCAGAACTGAAGGTCGTAATAATATAATTGGGGGTAATAAATCTAATAGGAGTGGTAGAATCAGGAAGGCAAGTGAAAGAGCCCAAAAGTGTGCTAAGAGACATACAGATtcagattttggaatttatgtTGATTTAAATGAAGCATCAGAAAATTTTATCCAAGAGCAAGTTTCTTACAATAATGAAAGTGTGGGTAAGACTATCATACGGGGAAAGAAGATTGGTTATGGCACCAGTGCAACTAAGCCAACTCCTGAAAATGCTCATGCTGTCTCTTTGGAAACAGAAATTCTCAGTCATGAAAATGTGGTAACTGAGACATCTCCCTCATTTGGTAAAAAAGAAGGCAATGATGAAGGCTATACCTTGAAGAAGGCTGGAAAAGGGCCAAAGAAGATCAATTGCTCGGTAAGATCAGGGAAACGAAAGCTGGATTCTGTGAAGGACACCATGCTTGAAGAAGTACCTAGTATACGAAAACGAAAAACTGAGGATGCTATCCCCACGTTAGCTCCCTTATCTATACCTATGGCTGAAAATAAGGAAGCCTCTGATTACACCCACAAACCGAGCaaacatgcaaaagaaaataaGTCATCTGATCGAGAACTCAGAAGTAAGAATAAGTTGAAAGTTTCTGATAGTATCTGGAAGGAAGACTTGGTACATGATATCCGAGAGAGGCCTACTTGTGTTCCTGCATGCAAAACCCAACTCAATGAAAAGATTCAGGGCAAATCTGATTTCAAAGTTCAGGATGATACATCTGTCATGCCGAGGCTTCCTTCTCCGATAAATGAAGTTGTCTTACAGAAATGTGAGACCATTAGTTATAGGTTTCAATGTGCTTTCTGTCTTTCTTCGGAAGAATCAGAG GCATCAGGAGAAATGGTCCACTACTATAATGGTAGGCCCGCTGCCGCAGATCACAATGGAGGATTCAAGGTCATACATGTGCACAGGAATTGCACTGAATG GGCCCCTAATGTCTATTTCGAAGATGATATTGCAACAAATCTTGAAGCTGAATTAACTAGAAGTCGGAGAATCAAATGTTGTTGCTGTGGAAATAAGGGCGCAGCACTTGGGTGCTACGAGAAGAGTTGTCGCAAAAGTTTTCATGTGCCCTGTGCAAAGTTTATCCCTCAATGTCGATGGGATACT GATAACTTTGTCATGTTATGCCCTCTTCATCTCTCCTCTAAGTTGCCCTGTGAAAGCCCTGGATCTCAAGAAAGGAGGAAGAAATGTCCTCCTAAACG GAAATTATCTCAACGTGATTGTGTTGCTAGTAAACATGAAATCAGTACCAGTAGGAACTGCAATTTTTGTGTCTCTTCAAAGAAATTGGTTCTCTGCTGTTCAGCTCTCACAACTCCTGACTGG GAGATTGTTTCTGATTTTGAGAGATTATCTGGAgttacagttttgaaaaagtggGATTCAAGTGTCACCCATGTTATTGGATCTACAGATGAAAATAGGGCATGCAAGAGAACCCTCAAAATATTGATGGGTATCTTGGAGGGAAAGTGGATACTTAGCATCGAAT GGATCAGGGCCTGTATGAAGGTCCTGCAACTAGTCGATGAGGAGCCTTATGAAATTAGTGTCGACATTCATGGGATCAGGGATGGCCCTCGACTTGGAAGGCAAAGATTGCTGAACAAG CAACCAAAGCTTTTCAATGGGTGTAAGTTCTATTTCATGGGAGATTTTACACCTTCGTATAAGGGGTACCTACAAGACCTTGTAGTTGCTGCTGGAGGAACAATTCTTCATAGAAAACCTATTACAGAGGACCCCAACACCTCAATATTTCAAACCTTCATAATTTACAGTCTTGAGATGCCTGATAAATGTAATCCTAGCAAGAAAGCTACGATTATCAACCGTCGCCGGTCTGATGCAGATGCCCTTGCAAGTTCAACTGGAGCCAAACTGGCAAGCAAATCATGGGTGTTGAACTCCATAGCCGCCTGCAATTTACAAAATCTTCCTGAATAA